The following proteins are encoded in a genomic region of Fimbriiglobus ruber:
- a CDS encoding CpaF family protein, with product MPDDRPVAAQTANTFAARYHQLKTETHRRVVETLDLSKLNRWDPVRLKREVRAMASQLCASAPELLNEVEREQLTEEVMSEVFGLGPLDKLMADPEVSDVLVNGPHSVYIERGGRLELTSVRFHDDAHLLQLVQRIAARVGRRADESSPMVDARLADGSRVNAIIPPLALTGPVLSIRRFGIRLGGDDLLANRTMPTEFLDFLRAAVEARVSILVSGGTGSGKTTLLNALSQYIPAHERLITIEDSAELKLRQPHVVALETRTASVEGTGEVRQRELVRNALRMRPDRIIVGEVRGGEALDMLQAMNTGHEGSLTTIHANDTRDALARLEMMVMMAGYELPVPVIRYYIATAITLVVQLSRLTGGKRRMIRVSEVRGVRDGRVALKDVFGYRQLGVRDGVAFGEFYSTGYRPRVLEKLTAMGVELPEETFTEGTVFDD from the coding sequence ATGCCCGACGACCGCCCCGTTGCCGCCCAGACCGCCAACACCTTTGCGGCACGCTACCATCAGCTCAAGACCGAAACCCACAGGCGGGTCGTCGAGACCCTTGACCTGTCGAAGCTGAACCGGTGGGACCCGGTCCGGCTGAAGCGGGAAGTCCGGGCGATGGCGAGCCAGTTGTGCGCCTCCGCCCCGGAATTACTAAACGAGGTTGAACGGGAACAATTGACCGAGGAGGTCATGTCCGAGGTCTTCGGCCTCGGCCCGCTCGACAAACTGATGGCCGACCCCGAGGTGAGCGACGTCCTCGTGAACGGCCCGCACTCCGTCTACATCGAGCGGGGCGGGCGCCTCGAACTCACGTCCGTCCGGTTCCACGACGACGCCCACCTGCTCCAGCTCGTCCAGCGCATCGCGGCCCGGGTCGGCCGGCGGGCCGATGAGTCGTCCCCGATGGTCGACGCCCGCCTGGCGGACGGCTCCCGGGTGAACGCGATCATCCCGCCGCTGGCCCTGACCGGCCCGGTCCTCTCGATCCGCCGGTTCGGGATCCGCCTCGGGGGGGACGACCTGCTGGCCAACCGCACCATGCCGACCGAATTCCTGGACTTCCTCCGGGCGGCGGTCGAGGCTCGGGTAAGCATCCTGGTGTCCGGCGGGACCGGGAGTGGTAAGACGACCCTGCTCAACGCCCTCTCGCAGTACATCCCGGCGCACGAGCGACTGATCACGATCGAGGACTCGGCCGAGCTGAAACTCCGCCAGCCGCACGTTGTGGCCCTCGAAACCCGGACGGCGAGCGTCGAAGGGACAGGTGAGGTCCGGCAGCGGGAACTGGTGCGCAACGCGCTGCGGATGCGGCCCGATCGGATCATCGTCGGGGAAGTCCGCGGGGGCGAGGCGCTGGACATGCTCCAGGCGATGAACACGGGCCACGAGGGCTCGCTGACGACCATCCACGCCAACGACACCCGCGACGCCCTGGCCCGGCTCGAAATGATGGTGATGATGGCCGGGTACGAGTTGCCGGTCCCGGTCATCCGGTACTACATCGCCACCGCCATTACCCTCGTCGTCCAGTTGTCCCGGCTCACAGGTGGCAAGCGACGGATGATCCGCGTGTCCGAAGTGCGGGGCGTGCGAGACGGCCGGGTGGCTTTGAAGGATGTGTTCGGGTACCGCCAGTTGGGCGTCCGGGACGGGGTGGCGTTCGGCGAGTTCTATTCCACCGGGTACCGGCCGCGGGTACTGGAAAAGCTGACCGCGATGGGGGTCGAGCTGCCGGAGGAGACGTTCACCGAGGGAACCGTTTTCGACGACTAA
- a CDS encoding AAA family ATPase: MRVVIAGDSSADRTRCRQVVLGQGLECAPGDCVSFAETRLRLARSPDAQLVLVLLEPDLAAAEQTISLAFGQTGGPIAAVTTAETPGLAPSGTIGVWSITELKAELARRVGIAERSAGGRRGRVIAVTAALTGSGVTTVATGLAFALAGGGSVLLGEFGAPVPELALHLDLKPQHSVGDLLRAGDRMDVSMIRHAAVRHPAGVDVLGYPPDTLAVESPTRAAARDFQVLLRAAYDWVVLDAGHPQPGGEELCRHADAVVVVTRLDLPALRLTRRYVEALTDAGVPAGTLLLAANRYGQSGLVPWRQAEKALALPVKAWLSDDPWAVNRALAEGQPLVKSAPRAGLTKELARLAADVRARFATAGA; the protein is encoded by the coding sequence ATGCGTGTCGTGATCGCCGGTGACAGCTCCGCGGACCGAACAAGGTGCCGCCAGGTCGTTCTGGGTCAAGGCCTCGAATGCGCCCCGGGTGATTGCGTATCGTTCGCCGAGACCCGGTTGCGGCTCGCCCGCTCCCCCGACGCTCAGCTCGTGCTGGTCCTTCTGGAACCGGACCTCGCGGCGGCGGAACAGACCATTTCGCTCGCGTTCGGACAGACCGGTGGGCCGATCGCCGCCGTGACGACGGCCGAAACGCCGGGGCTTGCCCCGTCGGGGACGATCGGCGTTTGGTCGATCACCGAACTGAAAGCGGAACTGGCCCGTCGGGTCGGAATCGCCGAGCGCTCGGCCGGCGGTCGCCGCGGGCGGGTGATCGCCGTGACTGCGGCTCTCACCGGGTCCGGCGTGACGACGGTCGCCACCGGGTTGGCGTTCGCGCTGGCCGGCGGCGGGTCGGTCCTGCTCGGCGAATTCGGTGCTCCGGTGCCCGAACTGGCCCTCCACCTGGACCTGAAGCCGCAACACTCCGTTGGCGATTTGCTCAGGGCCGGGGACCGGATGGACGTCAGCATGATCCGGCACGCGGCCGTCCGCCACCCGGCTGGCGTGGATGTCCTCGGTTATCCGCCGGATACGCTCGCGGTCGAGTCGCCCACCCGGGCCGCCGCCCGCGACTTCCAGGTGCTGCTCCGGGCGGCCTACGACTGGGTGGTGCTGGACGCGGGCCACCCTCAGCCCGGTGGCGAGGAGCTGTGCCGCCACGCCGACGCGGTCGTCGTCGTCACCCGGCTCGACCTACCGGCCCTGCGGTTGACCCGCCGGTACGTCGAGGCGTTGACAGACGCCGGGGTTCCGGCAGGGACTCTTCTCCTGGCCGCGAACCGGTACGGCCAGTCCGGGCTCGTCCCGTGGCGCCAGGCTGAGAAAGCCCTGGCGTTGCCGGTCAAGGCCTGGCTGTCCGACGACCCGTGGGCGGTCAACCGGGCGCTGGCCGAAGGCCAGCCGCTGGTAAAAAGTGCCCCCCGGGCCGGACTGACGAAGGAACTCGCCCGGCTCGCGGCCGACGTCCGCGCTCGATTCGCCACGGCAGGCGCCTGA
- a CDS encoding A24 family peptidase produces MARTFFPDPVFAWVFCAGLVILTGVAAWVDTRRKIIPNRLTVPVMALGLVMNAVRGGWLGAEGRPLWAFETGSVWLGTIDGLAWSVVGFAVAFAVMCLFWIFGTCGGGDVKLIAAVAAWVGLPYIVLIWIVSSVVLIVWTLVLVVAGVPSVPPVPQPGQPRPQTRRRTTYALPVAVATIAVLLFVFWTPLGFPPVKAGPPPS; encoded by the coding sequence GTGGCCAGAACATTCTTCCCCGACCCCGTCTTCGCTTGGGTATTTTGCGCCGGTCTCGTTATACTGACCGGTGTTGCGGCCTGGGTCGACACGCGCCGGAAGATTATTCCGAACCGCCTGACGGTGCCCGTGATGGCTCTCGGGCTCGTGATGAACGCCGTCCGGGGCGGGTGGCTGGGGGCTGAGGGCCGACCGTTGTGGGCGTTCGAGACCGGGTCGGTTTGGCTCGGGACGATCGACGGGCTCGCGTGGTCGGTGGTCGGGTTCGCCGTCGCCTTCGCCGTAATGTGTTTGTTCTGGATCTTCGGAACCTGTGGCGGCGGGGATGTCAAGCTGATCGCGGCCGTCGCCGCCTGGGTCGGGTTGCCGTACATTGTCCTGATCTGGATCGTGTCCTCGGTCGTCCTCATCGTCTGGACGTTGGTGCTTGTCGTGGCCGGCGTTCCTTCGGTTCCCCCAGTCCCACAGCCCGGGCAACCGCGGCCGCAGACCCGCCGGCGGACAACCTATGCCTTGCCCGTTGCGGTTGCGACGATCGCGGTACTCTTGTTCGTCTTCTGGACCCCCCTCGGGTTCCCGCCGGTCAAAGCAGGCCCGCCACCATCTTAG
- a CDS encoding Flp family type IVb pilin, which translates to MFAKLWKDEEGAVALEYLLLLTIVGLGMVIGFSNLSNALNAEYTELGNAILALSQGYEVATRSGCSATTQGSQAIDIPSNVTFGTNTVTPAAINPNNVYTGVNVCP; encoded by the coding sequence ATGTTCGCGAAGCTGTGGAAGGACGAGGAAGGCGCGGTCGCCCTCGAGTACTTGCTCCTGCTGACGATCGTCGGCCTCGGGATGGTGATCGGGTTCAGCAACTTGTCCAACGCCCTCAACGCCGAATACACGGAACTGGGCAACGCGATCCTGGCCCTGTCGCAGGGCTACGAAGTGGCAACTCGGAGCGGGTGCTCCGCGACCACGCAGGGGTCGCAGGCGATCGACATCCCGAGTAACGTGACCTTCGGGACGAACACCGTTACGCCGGCCGCGATTAACCCGAATAATGTTTACACGGGTGTCAACGTCTGCCCGTAA